One Punica granatum isolate Tunisia-2019 chromosome 3, ASM765513v2, whole genome shotgun sequence genomic window carries:
- the LOC116200124 gene encoding 60S ribosomal protein L28-2-like produces the protein MAALPGQLIWEIVKKNNSFLVKEFGRGTASVQFSKEPNNLYNLNSYKHSGLANRKTVAIQPEGKEQAVLLATTKTKKQSKPAQLLHKSVMKKEFSRMAEAVVNQVGDNYYRPDLKSAALARLSAVHRSLKVAKSGVKKRNRQALKARGRK, from the exons ATGGCGGCGTTGCCGGGGCAGTTGATCTGGGAGATTGTGAAGAAGAACAACTCTTTCCTTGTGAAGGAGTTCGGGAGAGGAACTGCCAGCGTTCAGTTCAGCAAGGAGCCCAACAATCTCTACAACCTCAACTCGTACAAGCACTCTG GCTTGGCTAACCGTAAGACTGTCGCCATCCAACCTGAGGGGAAGGAGCAGGCGGTGTTACTCGCCACCACCAAGACCAAGAAGCAGAGCAAACCCGCGCAATTGCTTCACAAGTCTGTGATGAAAAAGGAGTTCTCCAGGATGGCCGAGGCTGTCGTCAACCAG GTGGGAGACAACTACTATCGGCCTGACCTCAAGAGCGCGGCCCTTGCAAGGTTGTCTGCTGTTCACAGGAGCCTCAAGGTTGCCAAGTCCGGAGTCAAGAAGAGGAACAGGCAAGCCCTCAAGGCCCGTGGCAGGAAGTGA